The Naumovozyma castellii chromosome 2, complete genome sequence CGGCTTATCGACGATTacaaagaatgaaataCCAAATACTATATGTAATGTTCCATTTTATGATTCTAACAGAACTCTCGTAGAACATTTGATTGTGAAACCAATCGAAGAACAACATCCTCTAGAGAGTAGAAATGCATGGAAGGAAGTTGCAGAAGCAATAAGACTGCAAGATTTTGGTTTAATTGGAAAAGCAAAAAGTGCTTTAGAAAACTCTCAAAGAGCATTGCgaaaggaagaagaagccaAGGGCGTTgattggaaaagaagatgGTTTATCGATGTTAACTATTCCAAAGTTAATACAACGAATCAAGATGATGTATATATTAAGCTGGCATCTATGTTAAATGCCTCCATGAAGAATGTTCCCAGTGGTACCTTATTAGGTGAAAAGGAGGACAAAAAGGTTGTAACGAGCTCTATGCATTGGAGGTTTCAAAGGGACTTGTGggatgaagaaaaagaagtGGTTgcttgaaaaatattatttccttTCATGATACCTTTTTTTGTATATAAAACCGTATAACATTATTAAACTAATTAACACACTATTAATCGATAGACTAACATCATCGCTAAACCAGAATTTGCCGCCtatctttttcaaaagcacgaaatttgaaaaattcgTCAACAAATAGCGAAATCACCTATGTTATCTTAAAGATCTCGCAATAACAAGAAAGATCCAAGGCAGCAATGAGTTTGATTATTGTACCATGCcattcaatttggaaacaaGACTTTGTAAATCTCGAACAGGGACCTAATGTTGGTCTGCATTCGGAACAATGGTTTTTAGCGCCGTTTCAACATGAAGGAAACGACCATCTTGCCTTCATCAAACATGGATTATACGCGATTCGATTATTCTTAGAACAATATGATATTTCTACAGTTATTTTCAGCGGTTCACAAACGAAATTTATTGCTGGTCCAATATCGGAAGCTCAAAGTTACTATTTTTTAATGGAAAAGTTGATCAGACTTCACTTGAAGAGACAACTGCCTAGTCTGCCTGATCATGCTATAGAAAGCTGCCTGAAAGATATAGAACTCTTGATGGAGGAAAAAGGACTGTCCTTATCAGAACTTTTTTCATCTCGAAATATCACTACTGAAGAATTTGCCTTGGATTCCTTTGACAATTTgctttattcaattttaagATATGAACAAATCAAGGGAAAATATCcagaaaagattaaaatAGTAGGATTTGGTtttaagaaagaaagatttaTAGGTTATCATGCCAAAGCTATTGATTTTCCTAAAAATGCCATCGAATACCTTTCTGTAGATCCAGAACCAGTTGACTACGatgataaaaaattaaaagacTATTTCAACGAGCTAAACAAGttagagaagaaaaatgcCCTGTATCTGTTTTCTGAGGATTGGTATGGTGTCAAATTTAGGCTATTTCCCAAAAAACAAAGTAGAAATCCCTTCATTAGAATTCCACATTATAAGTTTTTGCAAAAGGAATGCTTTAACCCCGCCAAATTGGGATACAGAGAAGATGAACAGTACTTTAAAGACCATATTGAAGGCGCTATGCCATGGTCTGTTAATAAATGAGTGCAATATCGTTGATTATACCGATCAATAGAGAGAATATAATATGTCTCTTCATAGAGGTGGTGTAAAATTAACTTTTTATAGATTCTAAAAATACTCTAGTTATAAATATCAACGATATTAACAAACGGCTAAACCACTGAAAGCACggtcttcaatttctcccTTTCGAGTTCCCATTGAGATACGTTTGCTAGCTTCTTTTCCAATGAATCAATCTCATTATCAATCGATGTGATGGCTTCGTCAGTCC is a genomic window containing:
- the NCAS0B01520 gene encoding uncharacterized protein (ancestral locus Anc_8.660), with translation MSLIIVPCHSIWKQDFVNLEQGPNVGLHSEQWFLAPFQHEGNDHLAFIKHGLYAIRLFLEQYDISTVIFSGSQTKFIAGPISEAQSYYFLMEKLIRLHLKRQLPSLPDHAIESCLKDIELLMEEKGLSLSELFSSRNITTEEFALDSFDNLLYSILRYEQIKGKYPEKIKIVGFGFKKERFIGYHAKAIDFPKNAIEYLSVDPEPVDYDDKKLKDYFNELNKLEKKNALYLFSEDWYGVKFRLFPKKQSRNPFIRIPHYKFLQKECFNPAKLGYREDEQYFKDHIEGAMPWSVNK